The following proteins are encoded in a genomic region of Saccharopolyspora antimicrobica:
- a CDS encoding MarR family winged helix-turn-helix transcriptional regulator codes for MASAETPGFELPLLLFAGFRSLIDQLHAELAEQGHPDVRPAYGFAMQAIGPDGATASELGRRLGISKQAAGKTADRLEKLGYVERADDPDDARRKLLRLTDRGVDALTRSAAIFDDLRAQWAESLGADRLRDLESGLRAMVPGNSFRLDVPGWFGTSP; via the coding sequence ATGGCAAGCGCTGAGACCCCGGGCTTCGAGCTGCCGCTGCTGCTCTTCGCCGGCTTCCGGTCGCTGATCGACCAGCTGCACGCCGAGCTCGCCGAGCAGGGCCACCCCGACGTTCGCCCGGCGTACGGGTTCGCGATGCAGGCCATCGGCCCGGACGGCGCGACCGCCAGCGAGCTCGGGCGCAGGCTCGGCATCTCCAAGCAGGCCGCCGGGAAGACCGCCGACCGCCTGGAGAAGCTCGGCTACGTCGAACGAGCGGACGATCCGGACGACGCACGGCGGAAGCTGCTCCGGCTGACGGACCGGGGCGTGGACGCGCTGACCCGCTCTGCGGCGATCTTCGACGACCTGCGCGCGCAGTGGGCGGAGTCGTTGGGCGCGGACCGGCTGCGCGATCTGGAATCCGGACTGCGCGCGATGGTTCCGGGCAACTCCTTCCGGCTGGACGTGCCGGGCTGGTTCGGCACCTCGCCGTAA
- a CDS encoding alpha/beta fold hydrolase, translating into MSTYVLVPGACHGGWWYDPIAAELRAEGHTVHAVTLTGLGPQESGAGVNLDTHIDDVVRLLESEDLNDVVLCGHSYAGMVITGVADRAPERIATLLHVDAFAPENGDSAWSLTDGFWHDWYAGGAGRDGFAFVPLPVHEERAVPHPLGTVVQELRLTGAHLRVPRREYVYCAGFENSPFTPTYERLKDDPSWHVRALPVGHDLVQEAFDDFREILLDAARETSRA; encoded by the coding sequence ATGTCGACCTACGTGCTGGTTCCGGGCGCTTGCCACGGCGGCTGGTGGTACGACCCGATCGCGGCGGAACTGCGCGCGGAGGGCCACACCGTGCACGCGGTGACCTTGACCGGGCTGGGCCCGCAGGAATCCGGGGCCGGGGTCAACCTCGACACCCACATCGACGACGTGGTCCGCCTGCTGGAATCCGAGGATCTGAACGACGTCGTGCTCTGCGGGCACAGCTACGCGGGGATGGTGATCACCGGCGTCGCCGACCGGGCACCGGAGCGGATCGCGACGCTGCTGCACGTCGACGCCTTCGCACCCGAGAACGGGGATTCGGCCTGGTCGCTGACGGACGGCTTCTGGCACGACTGGTACGCGGGAGGCGCGGGCAGGGACGGATTCGCGTTCGTGCCGCTGCCGGTTCACGAGGAGCGCGCGGTGCCGCACCCGCTGGGAACGGTCGTGCAGGAGCTCCGGCTGACCGGCGCGCACCTGCGGGTCCCGCGCCGCGAGTACGTCTACTGCGCCGGGTTCGAGAACTCCCCGTTCACGCCGACCTACGAGCGGCTGAAGGACGACCCGTCGTGGCACGTCCGCGCACTGCCGGTCGGGCACGACCTCGTCCAGGAAGCCTTCGACGACTTCCGCGAGATCCTCCTCGACGCCGCGCGCGAGACGTCACGGGCTTGA
- a CDS encoding DEAD/DEAH box helicase, protein MTGEGATTSLQLGFDETRARVVLRASAQFRDELVQLAARFPSWVQLGSLAISIDLDDLLGRLKLINGWPDHTGVEWEPELAELVRGNLQDAATVKSRLNPTRAVEELGSAEVLAALGDDWIGDLRTFQLRDVAKLLSLHHGANFSVPGAGKTRVALAVYAAQRNAGKVRRLLVVCPKSAYEAWQFETGACFRHPLRTQIFERVADGWAEVLIVNYERLDRSIAALAGWLQSEPSMIILDEAHRMKLGSRGTYGAACMALGPLARRRLILTGTPAPNGAKDLESLMGFVWPGYGHRTVATAVGGGDLAYASSVLRPLFTRTTKQELGLPMVDSKVRYVDMPPLHHEIYSSLVGGLSETTQRDDLRSLGKTALRLLMAATSPALLLEGATKYEPLSYQLEPLEVPRNASLFELLQKLPSYELSPKYKEAVAIVADNAAKGRKTLVWTTFVRSLTTLEKLLEKFRPAVVYGGTPDREAELQRFRHDPNCMVLLSNPATLGEGISLHQVCHDAVYVDRDFMAGRFLQSLDRIHRLGLDPNTETRVTVLAARDSIDITVDERLTQKLEFMGKVLDDPSVQQLSDLQEEPSVAGGLDASDVRALLRHMGS, encoded by the coding sequence ATGACCGGAGAAGGGGCTACTACGTCACTTCAACTTGGGTTCGACGAGACTCGCGCGCGGGTCGTTTTGAGAGCTAGCGCACAATTCCGTGATGAACTTGTTCAGCTGGCGGCGCGGTTCCCGAGCTGGGTACAGCTTGGCTCGCTGGCCATCAGTATCGATCTGGACGACCTGCTTGGTCGGCTAAAGCTGATCAACGGCTGGCCAGATCACACTGGTGTGGAGTGGGAGCCGGAGCTTGCTGAGCTTGTGCGGGGAAATCTGCAAGATGCCGCCACTGTCAAGTCACGGCTGAATCCCACCAGAGCCGTTGAAGAGCTTGGATCGGCTGAAGTTCTTGCAGCACTTGGCGATGACTGGATTGGTGATCTCCGGACGTTCCAGCTGAGGGATGTTGCCAAGCTGCTTTCCCTGCACCATGGCGCGAACTTCAGCGTACCTGGTGCCGGCAAGACCCGCGTTGCGTTGGCGGTTTACGCCGCTCAACGTAACGCCGGGAAGGTTCGTCGACTGCTCGTCGTATGCCCCAAATCTGCTTATGAGGCATGGCAATTCGAAACGGGGGCATGCTTTCGACATCCACTGCGAACCCAGATCTTCGAACGCGTGGCTGATGGGTGGGCCGAGGTTCTGATCGTCAACTACGAGCGGCTTGATCGTTCGATTGCTGCGCTAGCCGGTTGGCTCCAGTCGGAGCCTTCGATGATCATCCTCGATGAGGCTCATCGCATGAAGCTCGGCAGTAGAGGGACATACGGTGCGGCTTGCATGGCGCTTGGCCCACTTGCACGGCGTCGGCTGATTCTCACCGGTACGCCGGCGCCAAACGGTGCTAAGGACCTAGAGAGTCTGATGGGCTTCGTGTGGCCTGGGTACGGGCATCGCACTGTGGCTACTGCAGTGGGTGGAGGTGATCTTGCGTATGCCAGCAGCGTCTTGCGCCCGTTGTTTACCAGGACGACGAAGCAGGAGCTAGGCCTGCCCATGGTGGACTCCAAGGTCCGGTACGTGGATATGCCGCCGTTGCACCACGAGATCTATTCCTCGCTGGTGGGAGGACTGTCGGAGACTACGCAACGTGATGATCTCCGCTCGCTGGGAAAGACGGCGCTCCGGCTGCTGATGGCGGCTACGAGTCCCGCCCTGCTGCTGGAAGGTGCGACCAAGTACGAGCCGCTCTCGTACCAGCTGGAGCCGCTGGAGGTTCCGCGGAACGCCTCTCTGTTCGAGCTGCTGCAGAAGCTTCCGAGTTACGAGTTGTCGCCCAAGTACAAGGAAGCCGTCGCCATCGTCGCTGACAACGCGGCGAAAGGCCGCAAGACGTTGGTGTGGACGACGTTTGTCCGCAGCCTGACCACGTTGGAGAAGTTGCTGGAGAAGTTCCGGCCGGCAGTCGTGTACGGCGGTACGCCGGACCGGGAGGCGGAGCTGCAGCGCTTCCGGCATGACCCGAACTGCATGGTTCTGCTGTCTAATCCAGCCACGCTCGGGGAGGGCATCTCGCTGCACCAGGTCTGCCACGACGCTGTGTACGTTGACCGGGACTTCATGGCTGGCCGCTTCTTGCAGAGCCTTGACCGTATCCACCGCCTTGGGCTCGACCCGAACACGGAGACGCGGGTCACGGTGCTGGCCGCCCGGGACTCGATCGACATCACAGTGGACGAGCGTCTAACGCAGAAACTTGAGTTCATGGGCAAGGTCCTCGACGACCCCTCGGTTCAGCAGCTGTCTGATCTTCAGGAAGAGCCTTCGGTCGCCGGCGGGCTCGACGCCAGCGACGTTCGGGCGCTGCTTCGGCACATGGGGAGCTAG
- a CDS encoding MFS transporter, which yields MTLAAVRVRPPLVLTALLVAVASFQMNATMLSPAIDDMAKSLSTDVGTIGLSATVFLFVAGLAGVVLPRYSDIIGRRRVLFGSIAVMATGSLIATVAPNVETLMIGRALQGACGATISLGILTLRDILPTAQFGRYLGILTAVNSGVAGVDTLLGGVITDTIGFRGIFGLTFALEVIAVAMIAAWVPDSARTGARMDWRGAAVICLALLGINAWLTLGPTMGWLATWPLTCLLVGLLLLPLFWLVERNQAEPLLPLRALRSRGVWGLLLTTFCTMASIFAVLTFVYPTLAQNATAGFAYDGTTTALMFLMPYALAGWILAPLAGSLAPRIGYRNMLRIGLVGNLLLIAGTIFAVNSPWLLFVLVALMGVSYAACAATALNGMGVIYAPKESPGILPGLNATMFNLGASVGIGVLSGLVAKGTPDGATDPAGFTTALVVAAIISAVALLASLVLPGKAGTAEKV from the coding sequence GTGACCTTGGCTGCTGTGCGGGTGCGCCCGCCCCTGGTGCTGACGGCCCTGCTGGTCGCGGTGGCCAGCTTCCAGATGAACGCGACGATGCTGTCGCCGGCCATCGACGACATGGCCAAGTCCCTGAGCACGGACGTGGGCACCATCGGCCTGAGCGCCACGGTGTTCCTGTTCGTGGCGGGCCTGGCGGGCGTGGTCCTGCCGCGCTACAGCGACATCATCGGCCGCCGCCGAGTCCTGTTCGGCTCGATCGCGGTAATGGCCACCGGCAGCCTGATCGCAACGGTGGCCCCGAACGTCGAGACCCTGATGATCGGCCGAGCCCTCCAAGGAGCCTGCGGCGCCACGATCTCCCTCGGCATCCTGACGCTCCGAGACATCCTCCCGACGGCGCAGTTCGGCCGCTACCTGGGCATCCTCACGGCGGTGAACAGCGGAGTGGCCGGCGTGGACACCCTGCTGGGCGGAGTCATCACGGACACGATCGGCTTCCGAGGAATCTTCGGCCTCACCTTCGCCCTGGAGGTGATCGCGGTAGCGATGATCGCGGCCTGGGTCCCGGACTCAGCGCGCACGGGCGCCCGCATGGACTGGCGAGGAGCAGCGGTGATCTGCCTGGCGCTGCTCGGCATCAACGCCTGGCTGACCCTCGGCCCAACAATGGGCTGGCTCGCAACCTGGCCCCTGACCTGCCTGCTGGTGGGCCTGCTCCTCCTCCCCCTGTTCTGGCTGGTAGAGCGAAACCAAGCAGAACCGCTCCTCCCGCTCCGAGCCCTCCGAAGCAGAGGAGTCTGGGGCCTCCTCCTGACAACGTTCTGCACAATGGCCTCGATCTTCGCGGTCCTAACCTTCGTCTACCCGACGTTGGCCCAAAACGCGACCGCCGGCTTCGCCTACGACGGAACGACGACGGCGCTGATGTTCCTGATGCCGTATGCCCTGGCGGGCTGGATCCTGGCCCCCTTGGCCGGGTCGCTGGCCCCCCGCATCGGCTACCGAAACATGCTCCGAATCGGCCTAGTGGGCAACCTGCTGCTGATCGCAGGCACGATCTTCGCGGTGAACTCCCCCTGGCTCCTGTTCGTCCTCGTGGCCCTGATGGGAGTCTCCTACGCAGCCTGCGCAGCAACAGCCCTCAACGGCATGGGCGTCATCTACGCCCCGAAGGAATCGCCAGGAATCCTCCCAGGCCTGAACGCCACAATGTTCAACCTCGGAGCCTCAGTCGGCATCGGAGTCCTCTCCGGCCTGGTAGCCAAGGGCACCCCCGACGGAGCGACGGACCCCGCAGGCTTCACCACAGCGTTGGTCGTAGCCGCGATTATCTCGGCGGTAGCTCTCCTGGCCTCGTTAGTCCTGCCGGGGAAAGCAGGAACAGCCGAGAAGGTCTGA
- a CDS encoding carboxymuconolactone decarboxylase family protein, whose translation MFTDHTTETAPEGSRRAMAGTAERLGHLPAAVARLAESPHLLNGFLKLSAMFDDTTLDPLAREVVIMAIATRNECHVCVAMHSAKLAALNAAPELVEALREQRPLADQRLEAIRVFALQLVERAGAVETEELQAFLAHGYTKQNALEVVLGIGVYTTSTLANRLVDAPLDEPLAPFAWLSASAAR comes from the coding sequence TTGTTCACCGACCACACCACCGAAACCGCGCCGGAAGGTTCCCGCCGGGCCATGGCCGGGACCGCCGAGCGGCTCGGCCACCTGCCCGCGGCCGTGGCGCGACTCGCCGAATCGCCGCACCTGCTCAACGGATTCCTCAAGCTCAGCGCGATGTTCGACGACACGACGCTGGATCCGCTCGCCCGCGAAGTCGTGATCATGGCGATCGCAACGCGCAACGAGTGCCACGTCTGCGTCGCGATGCACTCCGCGAAGCTCGCCGCGCTGAACGCGGCACCCGAACTCGTCGAAGCGCTGCGCGAGCAGCGGCCGTTGGCGGATCAGCGTCTCGAAGCGATCCGCGTGTTCGCGCTGCAGCTCGTGGAGCGCGCCGGTGCGGTGGAAACCGAGGAGCTGCAAGCGTTCCTGGCGCACGGCTACACCAAGCAGAACGCGCTGGAAGTGGTCCTCGGCATCGGCGTCTACACCACGTCCACCCTGGCCAACCGGCTCGTGGACGCGCCGCTGGACGAGCCGCTCGCACCGTTCGCCTGGCTCAGCGCGTCAGCAGCGAGGTGA
- a CDS encoding ribokinase: MRIAVVGSYGTGMTMRAERIPGRGETLGDATFSLGPGGKGSNQAIGAARLGADVSFLTAVGDDVLGAQGRELWQREGVDASAVATVDAPTMTGVILVEQDGENRIIVAPGALDLLSPAHVAGFAEVIADADLLMVCNEIPADTVAAALRTAAEHGTPTLFNPAPARDLPQDVAALVDVLTPNLTEAQVLTGLDTTDPGVLLDALRQRFAAKIVLTCGTDGAHVDDGVERAHIPPVLATRVVDTTGAGDAFNAAFAVAWCRGWDLRRAARYAAAAGAFAVAHHEVVPGLPRSEDLEER; the protein is encoded by the coding sequence ATGCGGATCGCTGTTGTGGGCAGCTACGGCACGGGCATGACGATGCGGGCGGAGCGGATTCCCGGCCGCGGCGAGACGCTGGGCGACGCCACCTTCTCGCTCGGACCGGGCGGCAAGGGCTCCAACCAGGCCATCGGCGCGGCTCGGCTCGGTGCCGACGTCTCATTCCTGACCGCGGTCGGCGATGACGTGCTCGGCGCGCAGGGCCGGGAGCTGTGGCAGCGCGAAGGTGTCGACGCCAGTGCGGTGGCCACTGTGGACGCTCCGACCATGACCGGGGTGATCCTCGTCGAGCAGGACGGGGAGAACCGGATCATCGTCGCGCCCGGCGCGCTCGACCTGCTGTCCCCGGCGCACGTCGCCGGTTTCGCCGAGGTCATCGCCGACGCCGACCTCCTGATGGTCTGCAACGAGATCCCCGCCGACACCGTCGCCGCCGCGCTGCGCACCGCCGCTGAGCACGGCACGCCGACCCTGTTCAACCCGGCTCCCGCCCGCGACCTGCCGCAGGACGTGGCGGCGCTGGTCGACGTCCTCACGCCGAACCTCACCGAGGCGCAGGTGCTGACCGGACTCGACACCACCGATCCCGGCGTTCTGCTGGACGCGCTGCGCCAGCGGTTCGCCGCGAAGATCGTGCTGACCTGCGGCACCGACGGCGCGCACGTCGACGACGGCGTCGAGCGCGCGCACATCCCGCCGGTGCTCGCCACCCGGGTCGTGGACACCACGGGCGCCGGCGATGCGTTCAACGCCGCGTTCGCTGTCGCTTGGTGCCGCGGCTGGGATCTGCGCCGCGCGGCCCGCTACGCAGCGGCGGCCGGCGCCTTCGCCGTGGCCCACCACGAGGTGGTCCCCGGCCTCCCCCGCTCCGAAGACCTCGAAGAAAGGTGA
- a CDS encoding nucleoside hydrolase produces MPETIPLVIDTDTAQDDCIALLAGLLDPRADLRAVTMVAGNVDFDHQVRNAHLTCNVAGRLGEVPIHLGCRRPMVRPWESAENVHGDGAGGLTMDLTGCEPETEHAVDALIRLAAENPGELSIVAIGPLTNIATAVVKDPDFVGNVKTLYVMGGSNNARGNITAAAEFNFYVDPEAAKTVFAAGFEIVVVPWAPLTLDQAVFDQPKLNEIAALGTPLGDFFTKVCAATLEFDRSVGIDGTTHPDSLTAAVLLHPELINRSARYHVDVETAGELTRGYAAMSWGVHGLEPNATVIEEIDAPAFYAYIKNLLATRTTLSREMA; encoded by the coding sequence ATGCCCGAAACCATCCCGCTGGTGATCGACACCGACACGGCGCAGGACGACTGCATCGCCCTGCTCGCGGGCCTGCTCGACCCGCGAGCCGACCTGCGCGCCGTGACGATGGTGGCGGGCAACGTCGACTTCGACCACCAGGTCCGCAACGCCCACCTGACCTGCAACGTGGCCGGCCGCCTCGGCGAGGTGCCGATCCACCTGGGCTGCCGCCGCCCGATGGTGCGCCCGTGGGAGAGCGCGGAGAACGTGCACGGCGACGGCGCGGGCGGCCTGACGATGGACCTGACCGGCTGCGAACCGGAAACCGAGCACGCGGTGGACGCGCTGATCCGGCTGGCCGCGGAGAATCCCGGCGAGCTGTCGATCGTCGCCATCGGCCCGCTGACCAACATCGCGACCGCGGTGGTCAAGGACCCGGACTTCGTCGGCAACGTCAAGACCCTCTACGTGATGGGCGGTTCCAACAACGCCCGCGGCAACATCACCGCGGCGGCGGAGTTCAACTTCTACGTGGACCCCGAAGCGGCCAAGACGGTCTTCGCGGCGGGCTTCGAGATCGTGGTGGTCCCGTGGGCCCCGCTGACCCTCGACCAGGCGGTGTTCGACCAGCCCAAGCTGAACGAGATCGCGGCCCTGGGAACCCCGCTGGGCGACTTCTTCACCAAGGTCTGCGCGGCGACCCTGGAGTTCGACCGCAGCGTCGGCATCGACGGCACCACCCACCCGGACTCCCTGACGGCGGCGGTCCTCCTGCACCCGGAGCTGATCAACCGCAGCGCCCGCTACCACGTGGACGTGGAAACGGCCGGCGAGCTGACCCGCGGCTACGCGGCGATGTCCTGGGGCGTGCACGGCCTGGAGCCGAACGCGACGGTGATCGAGGAGATCGACGCCCCGGCGTTCTACGCCTACATCAAGAACCTCCTGGCCACCCGCACCACCCTCTCCCGGGAGATGGCGTGA
- the deoC gene encoding deoxyribose-phosphate aldolase, which yields MSAYSAAEPASLAPFIQHTAIEIGLTREDLIRHCEEAVQFGFNAAMVPASWVPLVAERLRGSGVQVASALDFPTVGSMTTAGKAAEARAIAEAGADQLDMGVQVGWLRSGMEQEFRDDIAAVVEAAGIPVKVMLELPKFNAAERERAVQLAMDAGAAYLKNASSGAVEVANADSIAYLVERARPGVRVKASGGIKTVEQAVSLLDAGASLLGTSAGIAIVTGGAAASSY from the coding sequence GTGTCCGCTTACTCGGCCGCCGAACCGGCCTCGCTCGCCCCGTTCATCCAGCACACCGCCATCGAGATCGGCCTCACCCGCGAGGACCTGATCAGGCACTGCGAGGAGGCCGTGCAGTTCGGCTTCAACGCCGCGATGGTCCCGGCCTCCTGGGTGCCGCTGGTGGCCGAGCGGTTGCGCGGCAGCGGTGTCCAGGTCGCCAGCGCGCTGGACTTCCCCACCGTCGGCTCGATGACCACGGCGGGCAAGGCCGCCGAGGCGCGCGCGATCGCCGAGGCCGGTGCCGACCAGCTCGACATGGGCGTGCAGGTGGGCTGGCTGCGCAGCGGCATGGAGCAGGAGTTCCGCGACGACATCGCTGCCGTGGTGGAGGCCGCCGGGATCCCGGTGAAGGTCATGCTCGAACTGCCGAAGTTCAACGCGGCGGAGCGGGAGCGCGCGGTGCAGCTGGCGATGGACGCCGGTGCGGCGTACCTGAAGAACGCCAGCAGCGGCGCGGTCGAGGTCGCCAACGCCGACAGCATCGCCTACCTCGTCGAACGTGCCCGCCCGGGCGTGCGGGTGAAGGCGTCTGGTGGGATCAAGACCGTCGAGCAGGCCGTGTCGCTGCTCGACGCGGGGGCTTCGCTGCTGGGCACCAGCGCGGGCATCGCGATCGTGACCGGCGGCGCGGCGGCTTCGTCGTACTGA
- a CDS encoding alpha/beta fold hydrolase, with protein MATYVLVPGACHGGWWYDPIAAELRAEGHTVHAVTLTGLGPQESTAGVNLDTHIDDVVRLLESEDLREVVLCGHSYAGMVITGVADRAPERIATLLHVDAFAPEDGESVWSLTGGFWHDWYAGGAGEDGFAFAPLPVLDERAVPHPLATITQQIRLTGAHRRVPRREYVYCAAFENSPLTATYERLKDDPSWHVRSLPIGHNIVHEAFDDFRKILLDAAA; from the coding sequence ATGGCGACTTACGTGCTGGTTCCGGGCGCTTGCCACGGCGGCTGGTGGTACGACCCGATCGCGGCGGAACTGCGCGCGGAGGGCCACACCGTGCACGCGGTGACGCTGACCGGACTCGGGCCGCAGGAGTCGACCGCCGGGGTCAACCTGGACACCCACATCGACGACGTGGTGCGGCTGCTGGAGTCGGAAGACCTGCGCGAGGTCGTGCTCTGCGGGCACAGCTACGCCGGGATGGTGATCACCGGCGTCGCCGACCGGGCACCGGAGCGGATCGCGACGCTGCTGCACGTCGACGCCTTCGCGCCCGAGGACGGCGAGTCGGTCTGGTCGCTGACCGGCGGCTTCTGGCACGACTGGTACGCGGGCGGCGCGGGCGAAGACGGGTTCGCGTTCGCGCCTCTACCGGTCCTCGACGAGCGCGCCGTGCCGCACCCGCTGGCCACGATCACCCAGCAGATCCGGCTGACCGGTGCGCACCGCCGGGTTCCGCGCCGCGAGTACGTCTACTGCGCCGCGTTCGAGAACTCGCCGCTCACCGCGACCTACGAGCGCCTGAAGGACGACCCGTCGTGGCACGTCCGCTCGCTGCCGATCGGGCACAACATCGTCCACGAAGCCTTCGACGACTTCCGCAAGATCCTCCTCGACGCCGCCGCGTGA
- a CDS encoding GntR family transcriptional regulator, with the protein MRISRDAPEPLHAQIAASFREDILNGRWPAHYKLPPEPALAEQLGVSRGTLRKALAVLIEEGLLVQTRGRGTFVTAGVLEPQIAQRLHSLSEDFRAQGYALEVQVVSARLEGLQMTVQALLGAPPGTPGLRLVRVFRGPQGPLAYLVNWVRADLCPGIEDVDFERNSLFDVLEKSYRLPVAEGRRTFSAELAREDVAEALEISTGSPVLYLEQVTYTRDGQAVEYSDVWINSTAVKVTSLLTR; encoded by the coding sequence GTGAGGATCTCGCGGGATGCTCCGGAACCGCTGCACGCGCAGATCGCGGCGTCCTTCCGGGAGGACATCCTCAACGGTCGCTGGCCCGCCCACTACAAGCTCCCGCCCGAGCCTGCGCTGGCCGAGCAGCTGGGCGTCAGCCGCGGGACGCTGCGCAAGGCGCTGGCCGTGCTCATCGAGGAAGGGCTGCTGGTGCAGACCCGCGGGCGCGGCACGTTCGTCACGGCGGGCGTGCTCGAGCCGCAGATCGCGCAGCGCCTGCATTCGCTGTCCGAGGACTTCCGCGCGCAGGGGTACGCGCTGGAAGTCCAGGTCGTCAGCGCTCGGCTGGAAGGGCTGCAGATGACCGTTCAGGCGCTCCTCGGCGCGCCGCCGGGGACTCCTGGGCTGCGGCTGGTGCGGGTGTTCCGCGGGCCGCAAGGGCCGCTGGCGTACCTGGTGAACTGGGTGCGGGCGGACCTGTGTCCCGGCATCGAAGACGTTGATTTCGAGCGGAATTCGCTGTTCGACGTGCTGGAGAAGTCATACCGGCTCCCGGTGGCCGAGGGGCGGCGCACGTTCAGCGCCGAGCTCGCCCGCGAGGACGTCGCTGAGGCCCTGGAGATCTCCACCGGCTCGCCGGTTCTCTACCTGGAGCAGGTGACCTACACCCGCGACGGGCAGGCCGTGGAGTACTCCGACGTCTGGATCAACAGCACCGCCGTGAAGGTCACCTCGCTGCTGACGCGCTGA